One Nocardioides aromaticivorans genomic window carries:
- the recN gene encoding DNA repair protein RecN: protein MIEELRITSLGVIDSSVLELGPGLTVITGETGAGKTMVVTALGLLLGGRADSGAVRAGARQARVEGLIAADALPALAAAVEDAGGEVEDDGIVLARNVSAEGRSRAFAGGAAVPVSTLAAIAEPLVAVHGQSDQHRLLKPQTQRQALDRFGALDSLQASYAAVHDDLVATERELAEVTASARERAREADVLRFGVDEVAAVAPQPGEDAELAAEEARLGHADTLRGAAEQAREALSSEHGSPDALGAVAAARGLLEGVRDHDAEAGALADRVAEVSYLLSDVAADVASYASGVDTDPARLAAVSERRAALIGLTRKYGESVDEVLAWAETASKRLLDLDSTDERIQELTARAGRLREELATAGAALSQARVAAAAKLSTAVSDELTLLAMPHARVTIRVAPRTVDAPADPEHPPADVVRVGERWVRFGRSGLDEVEFLLAANSGSEPRPLHKGASGGELSRVMLAVEVCLAGTSPVPTFVFDEVDSGVGGAAAVEIGRRLATLADDAQVLVVTHLPQVAAFADRHVLVEKSSDGTITSSGLVTLDDEGRERELSRMLAGLAESDTALAHARELLDLARRRTA from the coding sequence GTGATCGAGGAGCTGCGCATCACCTCGCTCGGTGTGATCGACTCGTCCGTGCTCGAGCTCGGACCGGGACTGACGGTGATCACGGGTGAGACCGGCGCCGGCAAGACCATGGTCGTGACCGCGCTGGGCCTGCTGCTCGGCGGGCGGGCCGACAGCGGAGCCGTCCGGGCCGGGGCGCGACAGGCGCGGGTCGAGGGACTCATCGCCGCCGACGCCCTGCCCGCGCTCGCGGCGGCCGTCGAGGACGCCGGGGGCGAGGTCGAGGACGACGGGATCGTGCTCGCGCGCAACGTGAGCGCCGAGGGGCGCTCGCGGGCCTTCGCCGGAGGCGCCGCCGTCCCGGTGTCGACGCTGGCAGCGATCGCCGAGCCGCTCGTCGCCGTCCACGGCCAGTCCGACCAGCACCGGCTGTTGAAGCCGCAGACCCAGCGCCAGGCCCTGGACCGCTTCGGCGCGCTCGACTCCCTGCAGGCGTCCTACGCCGCGGTCCACGACGACCTGGTGGCGACCGAGCGGGAGCTCGCCGAGGTCACGGCCTCCGCTCGCGAGCGGGCGCGGGAGGCCGACGTGCTGCGCTTCGGCGTCGACGAGGTCGCCGCCGTCGCGCCGCAGCCGGGCGAGGACGCCGAGCTGGCTGCCGAGGAGGCCCGCCTCGGGCACGCCGACACCCTCCGCGGCGCCGCCGAGCAGGCCCGTGAGGCGTTGTCGAGCGAGCACGGCTCCCCGGACGCACTGGGTGCCGTTGCGGCCGCCCGCGGCCTGCTGGAGGGCGTCCGTGACCACGACGCCGAGGCGGGTGCGCTCGCCGACCGGGTGGCGGAGGTGAGCTATCTCCTCTCCGACGTCGCGGCCGACGTGGCGTCGTACGCCTCGGGGGTGGACACCGATCCCGCTCGACTGGCGGCGGTGTCCGAGCGGCGGGCCGCGCTGATCGGACTGACCCGCAAGTACGGCGAGAGCGTCGACGAGGTGCTCGCCTGGGCGGAGACCGCGTCGAAGCGTCTGCTCGACCTGGACTCGACCGACGAGCGGATCCAGGAGCTCACGGCCCGTGCGGGCCGGCTGCGCGAGGAGCTCGCGACGGCGGGCGCCGCGCTGAGCCAGGCTCGCGTCGCCGCGGCGGCGAAGCTGTCCACCGCGGTCAGCGACGAGCTCACCCTGCTCGCGATGCCGCACGCCCGCGTGACGATCCGGGTCGCGCCGCGCACCGTCGACGCCCCCGCCGACCCGGAGCACCCGCCGGCGGACGTGGTCCGGGTGGGGGAGCGCTGGGTGCGCTTCGGCCGCAGCGGCCTGGACGAGGTGGAGTTCCTGCTGGCCGCCAACTCCGGCTCCGAGCCGCGCCCGCTGCACAAGGGCGCCTCCGGCGGTGAGCTGTCGCGAGTCATGCTGGCCGTCGAGGTCTGCCTGGCCGGCACCAGCCCAGTGCCCACGTTCGTCTTCGACGAGGTCGACTCCGGCGTCGGCGGTGCCGCCGCCGTCGAGATCGGCCGCCGCCTCGCGACCCTGGCCGACGACGCCCAGGTGCTGGTCGTGACCCACCTCCCGCAGGTCGCGGCGTTCGCGGACCGCCATGTGCTGGTGGAGAAGTCCAGCGACGGCACCATCACCAGCTCAGGCCTGGTCACCCTCGACGACGAGGGTCGCGAGCGCGAGCTCTCCCGCATGCTCGCGGGCCTCGCGGAGTCCGACACCGCACTCGCGCACGCGCGCGAACTGCTCGACCTGGCGCGCCGACGTACGGCTTGA
- a CDS encoding NUDIX hydrolase — translation MSTGLPGEPTRRTVARVLPVSSEGRVLLLLGCDPAVPDVRYWFTIGGAADDGESLAVAGVRELREETGIAVDPSALGEPFGTFEVGFSWNGRAYVNDSTLFAVALEETPVSFDGLDHLESQSIFEARWWTPEELDDDGRAADPRLIDHMRAAIAHVRGGVQ, via the coding sequence ATGTCCACGGGCCTTCCGGGCGAACCGACCCGGCGTACCGTCGCACGGGTGCTGCCGGTCAGCAGCGAGGGCAGGGTCCTGCTCCTGCTCGGCTGTGACCCGGCGGTGCCCGACGTCCGGTACTGGTTCACCATCGGCGGCGCCGCCGACGACGGCGAGTCGCTCGCCGTCGCCGGCGTGCGGGAGCTGCGCGAGGAGACCGGCATCGCCGTGGATCCCTCGGCCCTCGGGGAGCCGTTCGGCACCTTCGAGGTCGGCTTCTCCTGGAACGGCCGCGCCTACGTCAACGACTCGACCCTCTTCGCCGTCGCGCTCGAGGAGACACCCGTGAGCTTCGACGGCCTCGACCACCTGGAGTCGCAGTCGATCTTCGAGGCCCGCTGGTGGACCCCCGAGGAGCTCGACGACGACGGACGCGCGGCAGACCCGCGCCTGATCGACCACATGCGGGCGGCGATCGCGCACGTCCGGGGAGGAGTGCAATGA
- a CDS encoding DUF1015 family protein translates to MDAAALVTPPYVAGPLRLVPFRGLMLSPARVGNPTTGRAFARPYKDVSARLLRWQARGYVRQDAVPALYLHEYTSAGMTVRGLVGALDVSRRATRAEDRAVLPHEGIHPAQADDLADRMAEMELNPAPILLVHRGTDQLRSVLAEVIRGEPQHTFTDRGEQQHRIWAIRDEATLAAIAAELADSRALIADGHHRYAAYLRLQRRQATSTDEPAATDFGLAMLVDQGTTPLFLGPIHRTLHGTSLDDLRDATQSVGLGYAEHSQSEAVAALSATRLAATDGERWAVIDLDASVREAAVETLHRRIVPALPHGPSSVAYHHSVDDALGAARPDSVAVLMPAPSVDLVLEIAAADRLLPEKATSFQPKPSLGVLIRSLRDEPSGTC, encoded by the coding sequence GTGGACGCAGCAGCACTGGTGACTCCCCCGTACGTCGCGGGTCCGTTGCGCCTCGTCCCGTTCCGCGGGCTGATGCTCAGCCCCGCACGCGTCGGCAACCCCACCACGGGTCGCGCCTTCGCCCGCCCCTACAAGGACGTCTCGGCGCGCCTCCTGCGCTGGCAGGCCCGCGGCTACGTCCGCCAGGACGCCGTACCGGCGCTCTACCTGCACGAGTACACCTCGGCGGGGATGACGGTGCGCGGTCTGGTGGGCGCCCTCGACGTCTCCCGGCGGGCCACGCGCGCCGAGGACCGGGCGGTGCTGCCCCACGAGGGCATCCACCCCGCCCAGGCCGACGATCTGGCCGACCGGATGGCGGAGATGGAGCTCAACCCCGCGCCCATCCTCCTGGTCCACCGTGGCACGGACCAGCTCCGCTCCGTGCTCGCCGAGGTCATCCGCGGGGAGCCGCAGCACACCTTCACCGACCGTGGTGAGCAGCAGCACCGGATCTGGGCCATCCGCGACGAGGCCACGCTGGCCGCGATCGCCGCCGAGCTCGCCGACAGCCGGGCCCTCATCGCCGACGGCCATCACCGGTACGCCGCCTACCTGCGCCTGCAGCGTCGTCAGGCCACCTCCACGGACGAGCCTGCGGCGACCGACTTCGGCCTCGCCATGCTGGTCGACCAGGGCACCACGCCCCTCTTCCTCGGCCCGATCCACCGCACCCTCCACGGGACCTCCCTCGACGACCTGCGCGACGCCACCCAGAGCGTCGGCCTCGGCTACGCCGAGCACTCCCAGTCCGAGGCCGTCGCTGCTCTCTCCGCGACGCGCCTCGCCGCCACCGACGGCGAGCGCTGGGCCGTCATCGACCTCGATGCGTCCGTCCGTGAGGCTGCCGTCGAGACCCTGCACCGTCGGATCGTGCCCGCGCTTCCCCATGGCCCGTCGTCCGTCGCCTACCACCACAGCGTCGACGACGCGCTCGGCGCGGCCCGACCGGACAGCGTCGCCGTCCTCATGCCCGCGCCCTCGGTCGACCTCGTGCTCGAGATCGCGGCCGCCGATCGCCTGCTCCCCGAGAAGGCGACGTCCTTCCAGCCCAAGCCGAGTCTCGGGGTACTCATCCGGTCGCTGCGCGACGAACCATCCGGCACGTGCTGA
- a CDS encoding HAD-IIA family hydrolase, with translation MLLTSPAPLTAAYDLAMLDLDGVVYIGAEAVPGAAQAIGEARGAGMRVAFITNNASRPPAVVAEHLVELGVEAAVDDVVTSAQAAARLARDSWGEGARVVCLGAAGLETALLEAGVVPVRANEDAAGVVTGYGPDVPWRSIMRVAVRVRDGLPWIASNTDLTIPTAFGTAPGHGVLVEMLSRFSGVTPVVAGKPARPLLDETVRRVGGERPLMVGDRLDTDIEGARNAGLDSLLVLTGVTGLPELLAAPPQLRPSYLSGDLAGLARRHEAPTRDGEHWVLGEWRARVAAGLLEVSSSGAAAAPDDAWRVAAAAAWAHLDASGTVADITAAGLPAPGRAAR, from the coding sequence GTGTTGCTCACATCCCCCGCGCCGCTGACCGCCGCCTACGACCTGGCGATGCTCGACCTCGACGGCGTCGTCTACATCGGCGCCGAGGCGGTGCCGGGCGCAGCGCAGGCGATCGGTGAGGCGCGCGGCGCGGGCATGCGGGTCGCGTTCATCACCAACAACGCATCGCGGCCACCCGCAGTGGTGGCCGAGCACCTCGTGGAGCTGGGCGTCGAGGCCGCTGTGGACGACGTGGTCACCAGCGCCCAGGCGGCCGCGCGGCTGGCCAGGGATTCCTGGGGTGAGGGCGCCCGGGTCGTGTGCCTCGGTGCTGCCGGGCTGGAGACGGCGCTCCTCGAGGCCGGGGTGGTCCCGGTCCGTGCCAACGAGGACGCGGCGGGCGTGGTCACCGGCTACGGCCCCGACGTGCCGTGGCGGTCGATCATGCGGGTCGCGGTGCGGGTGCGGGACGGCCTGCCTTGGATCGCGAGCAACACCGACCTGACCATTCCGACGGCGTTCGGCACCGCGCCCGGCCACGGGGTGCTGGTGGAGATGCTGTCGCGGTTCAGCGGCGTCACGCCCGTGGTGGCCGGCAAGCCCGCCCGGCCGCTGCTCGACGAGACGGTACGACGCGTCGGCGGCGAGCGGCCGTTGATGGTCGGCGACCGGCTCGACACCGACATCGAGGGTGCCCGGAACGCGGGCCTGGACTCGCTGCTCGTGCTCACCGGCGTGACCGGGCTCCCGGAGCTGCTGGCCGCGCCGCCGCAGCTGCGGCCGTCGTACCTCTCCGGCGACCTGGCCGGATTGGCGCGGCGCCACGAGGCGCCGACGCGCGACGGGGAGCACTGGGTCCTGGGCGAGTGGCGGGCGCGGGTGGCGGCGGGTCTCCTGGAGGTCTCGTCGTCCGGCGCGGCCGCTGCCCCCGACGACGCCTGGCGGGTCGCGGCGGCTGCGGCGTGGGCGCACCTGGACGCCTCGGGGACGGTGGCCGACATCACCGCGGCAGGGCTCCCCGCTCCGGGGCGCGCGGCGCGGTAG
- a CDS encoding single-stranded DNA-binding protein has protein sequence MEHNIVRLAGRLAGEPELRTLPSGDELCVCRISVARDKVRVLPSGRRSSSVDVVDLAAWSARSRRAMAGWRTGDEVEVEGALRRRFYRAGERTLSRVEVEVSTCRMVRRAATG, from the coding sequence ATGGAACACAACATCGTGAGGCTGGCCGGCCGACTGGCCGGCGAGCCGGAGCTGCGCACACTACCCAGCGGCGACGAGCTGTGCGTGTGCCGGATATCGGTCGCACGGGACAAGGTGCGGGTGCTTCCCTCGGGACGGCGATCGTCGTCGGTGGACGTCGTCGACCTGGCGGCATGGTCTGCGCGGTCGCGACGAGCGATGGCAGGCTGGCGCACCGGGGACGAGGTGGAGGTCGAGGGAGCGCTGCGGCGTCGGTTCTACCGTGCGGGTGAGCGGACGCTCTCCCGGGTGGAGGTCGAGGTCAGCACGTGCCGGATGGTTCGTCGCGCAGCGACCGGATGA
- a CDS encoding TlyA family RNA methyltransferase — MPPRRLRLDAELVRRGLAPSRERAAQLIADGRVKVSGALASKAATGVTTDVAIVVLEGENGPDYVSRGAHKLAGALAAFEPLGLSVEGRRCLDAGASTGGFTDVLLRAGAAEVVAVDVGYGQLHWSLQQDERVQVHDRTNVRTLEAAAIGGPVDVVVGDLSFISLTLVLDALLGVTREDGDLALMVKPQFEVGKDRLGKGGVVRDPELWVETVLGVAHAAGERGWGAQAVTVSPLPGPSGNVEFFLWLRHGPQAVDDESIAAIVRRGTSGPDERVAP, encoded by the coding sequence GTGCCTCCTCGCAGACTGCGCCTGGACGCCGAGCTGGTGCGGCGCGGCCTCGCGCCGTCCCGTGAGCGCGCCGCCCAGCTGATCGCCGACGGCCGGGTCAAGGTGTCCGGTGCGCTCGCGTCGAAGGCGGCCACCGGCGTGACGACGGACGTCGCGATCGTCGTGCTGGAGGGCGAGAACGGCCCCGACTACGTCTCGCGGGGCGCGCACAAGCTGGCCGGTGCCCTCGCTGCCTTCGAGCCGCTGGGCCTGTCCGTCGAGGGACGGCGCTGCCTGGACGCGGGAGCGTCGACGGGCGGCTTCACGGACGTCCTCCTCCGGGCGGGCGCGGCCGAGGTGGTCGCCGTCGACGTGGGCTACGGACAGCTGCACTGGTCGCTGCAGCAGGACGAGCGGGTGCAGGTCCACGACCGGACCAACGTGCGCACGCTCGAGGCCGCCGCGATCGGCGGCCCGGTCGACGTCGTGGTCGGCGACCTGTCGTTCATCTCGCTGACCCTCGTGCTCGACGCGCTGCTCGGCGTCACCCGCGAGGACGGCGACCTGGCGCTCATGGTCAAGCCGCAGTTCGAGGTCGGCAAGGACCGGCTCGGCAAGGGTGGGGTCGTCCGCGACCCCGAGCTCTGGGTCGAGACGGTGCTCGGCGTGGCCCATGCGGCGGGGGAGCGCGGATGGGGCGCGCAGGCGGTGACGGTGAGCCCGCTGCCCGGGCCGTCCGGGAACGTCGAGTTCTTCCTGTGGCTGCGCCACGGCCCGCAGGCGGTGGACGACGAGTCCATCGCGGCGATCGTGCGGCGCGGGACGTCGGGCCCGGATGAGAGGGTGGCCCCATGA
- the argG gene encoding argininosuccinate synthase, with protein sequence MSKVLTSLPVGERVGIAFSGGLDTSVAVAWMRDKGAIPCTYTADIGQPDEPDIAGVPVRAKQYGAEIARAVDIKPQLVEEGLAALACGAFHIRSGAKAYFNTTPLGRAVTGTLLVRAMQADGVNIWGDGSTYKGNDIERFYRYGLMANPELRIYKPWLDEQFVRELGGRHEMSEWLVEHGLPYRDSTEKAYSTDANIWGATHEAKMLEHLDVSLEIVEPIMGVKFWDPSVEIETEDVTIAFEAGRPVAINGQRYDDAVALVLEANAIGGRHGLGMSDQIENRIIEAKSRGIYEAPGMALLFAAYERLLNAIHNEDTLANYHLEGRKLGRLLYEGRWLDPQALMLRESIQRWIASLVTGTVTLRLRRGDDYTILRTEGPHFSYHPEKLSMERVENAAFGPTDRIGQLTMRNLDIADSRAKLELYAGQPLDQGTVLVENGTLFGELPAGGYDQITANPDGGDEGEAILEDVAMEIGTD encoded by the coding sequence TTGAGCAAGGTCCTGACCTCCCTTCCCGTGGGAGAGCGCGTCGGCATCGCCTTCTCGGGCGGCCTCGACACCTCCGTCGCGGTGGCGTGGATGCGCGACAAGGGTGCGATCCCGTGCACCTACACGGCCGACATCGGCCAGCCCGACGAGCCCGACATCGCCGGCGTCCCCGTCCGGGCGAAGCAGTACGGCGCCGAGATCGCCCGAGCCGTCGACATCAAGCCGCAGCTCGTCGAGGAGGGCCTCGCCGCGCTCGCGTGCGGTGCGTTCCACATCCGCTCCGGCGCGAAGGCGTACTTCAACACCACGCCGCTGGGCCGCGCCGTCACCGGCACCCTGCTGGTGCGGGCGATGCAGGCCGACGGCGTCAACATCTGGGGCGACGGGTCGACGTACAAGGGCAACGACATCGAGCGGTTCTACCGCTACGGCCTGATGGCCAACCCCGAGCTGCGGATCTACAAGCCCTGGCTCGACGAGCAGTTCGTCCGCGAGCTCGGCGGCCGCCACGAGATGAGCGAGTGGCTCGTCGAGCACGGCCTGCCCTACCGCGACTCGACCGAGAAGGCGTACTCCACCGACGCCAACATCTGGGGCGCCACCCACGAGGCGAAGATGCTCGAGCACCTCGACGTCTCGCTGGAGATCGTCGAGCCGATCATGGGCGTGAAGTTCTGGGACCCGAGCGTCGAGATCGAGACCGAGGACGTCACGATCGCCTTCGAGGCCGGTCGCCCGGTCGCCATCAACGGCCAGCGGTACGACGACGCGGTGGCCCTCGTGCTGGAGGCGAACGCCATCGGCGGCCGCCACGGCCTGGGCATGTCGGACCAGATCGAGAACCGCATCATCGAGGCCAAGTCGCGCGGCATCTACGAGGCGCCCGGCATGGCGCTCCTCTTCGCCGCCTACGAGCGCCTGCTCAACGCGATCCACAACGAGGACACCCTCGCCAACTACCACCTCGAGGGCCGCAAGCTCGGCCGGCTGCTCTACGAGGGGCGCTGGCTCGACCCGCAGGCGCTGATGCTGCGGGAGTCCATCCAGCGCTGGATCGCCTCGCTGGTCACCGGCACGGTCACCCTGCGGCTGCGCCGCGGCGACGACTACACGATCCTCCGGACCGAGGGCCCCCACTTCTCGTACCACCCGGAGAAGCTGTCGATGGAGCGCGTCGAGAACGCCGCCTTCGGTCCCACCGACCGGATCGGCCAGCTCACCATGCGCAACCTCGACATCGCCGACTCGCGCGCCAAGCTCGAGCTGTACGCCGGCCAGCCGCTCGACCAGGGCACGGTGCTCGTCGAGAACGGCACCCTCTTCGGCGAGCTCCCGGCGGGCGGCTACGACCAGATCACCGCCAACCCCGACGGCGGCGACGAGGGCGAGGCGATCCTCGAGGACGTGGCGATGGAGATCGGCACCGACTGA
- a CDS encoding NAD kinase — MTIPATTDTPRRVLVLAHTRRPEARDVARSFVKELTGHGIVVRLLLDEAEDLGLDPDGYDPAVELTDSETDASRGCELTVVIGGDGSILRAAEVTHSRLTPVLGVNLGHVGFLAEAEHEDVAATIDAIVHQRYTTEDRLTLDVRAFVGGELVYATFAVNEASVEKAARERMLEVVVEIDNRPLSRWGCDGVVCATPTGSTAYNFSAGGPVVWPQVEALCIVPLSAHALFARPMVVAPSSVIAIEVLEGNESSGVLWCDGRRSVDLPPGARIEVSRGLRPVRLVRLHEAPFTDRLVAKFGLSVEGWRGAAELRRQARAQEETS; from the coding sequence ATGACGATCCCCGCGACCACGGACACGCCGCGCCGGGTCCTCGTGCTCGCCCACACGCGGCGCCCCGAGGCCCGCGACGTCGCGCGCTCGTTCGTCAAGGAGCTCACCGGCCACGGGATCGTCGTACGTCTCCTGCTGGACGAGGCCGAGGACCTCGGGCTCGACCCGGACGGCTACGACCCGGCCGTGGAGCTGACCGACTCCGAGACCGACGCCAGCCGCGGGTGCGAGCTGACCGTCGTCATCGGTGGCGACGGCAGCATCCTGCGCGCCGCCGAGGTGACGCACTCCCGACTCACGCCGGTGCTCGGCGTCAACCTCGGCCACGTCGGGTTCCTCGCCGAGGCCGAGCACGAGGACGTCGCGGCGACGATCGACGCGATCGTGCACCAGCGGTACACGACCGAGGACCGCCTGACCCTCGACGTCCGGGCGTTCGTCGGTGGCGAGCTGGTCTACGCGACCTTCGCGGTCAACGAGGCCAGCGTCGAGAAGGCCGCGCGCGAGCGGATGCTCGAGGTCGTCGTCGAGATCGACAACCGGCCGCTGTCGCGATGGGGCTGCGACGGCGTCGTCTGCGCGACGCCGACCGGCTCGACGGCGTACAACTTCAGCGCCGGTGGCCCGGTCGTGTGGCCGCAGGTCGAGGCGCTGTGCATCGTCCCGCTGAGTGCCCACGCGCTGTTCGCCCGGCCGATGGTGGTCGCGCCGTCGTCCGTCATCGCGATCGAGGTGCTCGAGGGCAACGAGAGCTCGGGCGTCCTGTGGTGCGACGGCCGCCGCAGCGTCGACCTCCCGCCCGGCGCCCGGATCGAGGTGAGTCGCGGGCTGCGGCCGGTGCGCCTGGTCCGGCTGCACGAGGCCCCGTTCACCGACCGGCTGGTCGCCAAGTTCGGGCTGTCCGTCGAGGGGTGGCGGGGTGCCGCCGAGCTGCGCCGCCAGGCGCGCGCCCAGGAGGAGACGTCGTGA
- the argH gene encoding argininosuccinate lyase, with the protein MSNELSGTNEGKLWGGRFEGGPSPELEALSRSTHFDWRLALYDLAGSHAHAKALGAAGLLTGEEELELHRGLDVLAERYTSGQLWAADSDEDVHGALERMLIEEVGPEVGGKLRAGRSRNDQIATLFRCYLLDHERVVSGLVLDLVQALADQAEANLGAIMPGRTHLQHAQPVLLSHHLLAHAWALLRDVDRLRDWHARVVSDSPYGSGALAGQSLGLDPELVARELGFTGSTANSIDGTASRDFVAEFAFVAAQIGVDVSRIAEEIILWATKEFDFVTLHDSWSTGSSIMPQKKNPDISELARGKAGRLVGNLTGLLTTLKALPLAYNRDLQEDKEPVFDSIDTLEVLLPAFTGQVATLVYNTARMAELAPQGFSLATDIAEWLVREGTPFRVAHEVAGACVRVVEARGVELADLTDDEFAAISPALTPEVRLVLTVEGSVASRSGRGGTAPVRVAEQLADLRKRVQEARSAS; encoded by the coding sequence ATGAGCAACGAGCTCAGCGGGACCAACGAGGGCAAGCTCTGGGGCGGCCGGTTCGAGGGCGGCCCCTCGCCGGAGCTGGAGGCGCTGTCGCGCTCGACCCACTTCGACTGGCGGCTCGCCCTCTACGACCTCGCCGGCTCCCACGCCCATGCCAAGGCACTGGGCGCAGCCGGGCTGCTGACGGGGGAGGAGGAGCTCGAGCTGCACCGCGGGCTCGACGTCCTCGCGGAGCGGTACACCTCCGGACAGCTGTGGGCGGCGGACTCCGACGAGGACGTCCACGGCGCCCTCGAGCGGATGCTGATCGAGGAGGTCGGCCCGGAGGTCGGCGGCAAGCTGCGCGCCGGGCGGTCCCGCAACGACCAGATCGCGACCCTCTTCCGCTGCTACCTGCTCGACCACGAACGGGTCGTCAGCGGCCTCGTCCTCGACCTGGTCCAGGCGCTCGCCGACCAGGCCGAGGCCAACCTGGGCGCGATCATGCCCGGGCGCACGCACCTCCAGCACGCCCAGCCGGTGCTGCTGTCGCACCACCTGCTGGCCCACGCGTGGGCCCTGCTGCGCGACGTGGACCGGTTGCGGGACTGGCACGCGCGGGTGGTCAGCGACTCGCCGTACGGCAGCGGGGCGCTCGCCGGCCAGAGCCTGGGTCTCGACCCGGAGCTGGTCGCGCGCGAGCTGGGCTTCACCGGCTCGACGGCCAACTCGATCGACGGCACCGCCTCGCGCGACTTCGTCGCGGAGTTCGCCTTCGTCGCCGCGCAGATCGGTGTCGACGTCAGCAGGATCGCCGAGGAGATCATCCTGTGGGCGACGAAGGAGTTCGACTTCGTGACGCTGCACGACTCGTGGTCCACCGGGTCGTCGATCATGCCGCAGAAGAAGAACCCGGACATCTCCGAGCTCGCCCGGGGCAAGGCCGGGCGCCTGGTCGGCAACCTGACCGGGCTGCTCACCACGCTCAAGGCCCTGCCGCTCGCGTACAACCGTGACCTCCAGGAGGACAAGGAACCGGTCTTCGACTCCATCGACACCCTCGAGGTGCTGCTGCCCGCTTTCACGGGACAGGTCGCGACCCTGGTCTACAACACCGCGCGGATGGCCGAGCTGGCACCGCAGGGCTTCTCCCTGGCGACCGACATCGCCGAGTGGCTCGTACGTGAGGGCACCCCGTTCCGGGTGGCGCACGAGGTCGCCGGCGCCTGTGTCCGGGTCGTGGAGGCCCGGGGAGTGGAGCTCGCCGACCTCACCGATGACGAGTTCGCAGCCATCTCCCCGGCGCTGACCCCCGAGGTTCGCCTCGTGCTGACGGTCGAGGGATCGGTCGCGTCGCGCTCCGGGCGGGGTGGCACCGCACCCGTGCGAGTGGCCGAACAGCTCGCTGACCTGCGCAAACGCGTTCAGGAGGCCCGCTCCGCAAGCTGA
- a CDS encoding arginine repressor, with protein MSEHALTPLTKNARQAMIVELLESRDVRSQPELADLLGQRGVHVTQATLSRDLVELDAVKVRSANGALVYAVPAEGGDRTPVGGESPASQHRLARLCSELLVSAESSANLVVLRTPPGAAQFLASAIDKVEISDVLGTIAGDDTVLVIGRDPAGGDALAHRFTSLAERNES; from the coding sequence ATGAGCGAGCACGCCCTGACCCCGCTGACGAAGAACGCCCGCCAGGCGATGATCGTCGAGCTGCTGGAGAGCCGCGACGTGCGCTCGCAGCCCGAGCTCGCCGACCTCCTCGGCCAGCGTGGCGTCCACGTCACGCAGGCCACGCTGAGCCGCGACCTCGTCGAGCTCGACGCGGTCAAGGTGCGCTCGGCGAACGGGGCGCTCGTGTACGCCGTACCCGCCGAGGGCGGGGACCGGACACCGGTCGGCGGCGAGAGCCCGGCCTCGCAGCACCGCCTCGCCCGCCTGTGCTCGGAGCTGCTCGTCAGTGCCGAGTCCAGCGCCAACCTGGTCGTGCTCCGCACCCCGCCCGGAGCGGCGCAGTTCCTGGCCAGCGCGATCGACAAGGTCGAGATCTCCGACGTCCTCGGCACCATCGCCGGCGACGACACCGTGCTCGTCATCGGGCGCGACCCCGCCGGGGGAGACGCCCTGGCCCACCGATTCACCTCCCTTGCCGAAAGGAACGAAAGTTGA